A region from the Vicia villosa cultivar HV-30 ecotype Madison, WI linkage group LG3, Vvil1.0, whole genome shotgun sequence genome encodes:
- the LOC131593186 gene encoding probable helicase MAGATAMA 3 — translation MQLPIEEKHRLWILASPWLHNISPRDSLMPKDDDGGFFPTTRNELKHEAITSTREYRVRVLVCAPSNSALDEIVLRVLSGGIHDENDRAYCPKIVRIGLRAHHSIKVVSLDELVIGGIDVAVRSMKGGGIRRVIIPPSFGYKNTSEEPIPPNAEAVYYNF, via the exons ATGCAATTACCTATTGAGGAGAA ACATAGACTTTGGATATTGGCGTCTCCATGGTTACATAACATTAGTCCAAGGGACAGTCTGATGCCAAAAGACGACGATGGTGGTTTTTTCCCAACAACTAGAAATGAATTA AAACATGAAGCTATTACTTCAACTCGTGAGTATCGTGTAAGAGTTCTAGTATGTGCCCCATCAAATTCTGCTCTTGATGAGATTGTGTTGCGGGTTCTCAGTGGAG GTATCCACGATGAAAATGACCGAGCTTATTGCCCGAAAATTGTTAGGATAGGTCTCAGAGCACACCATTCTATCAAGGTCGTTTCCTTGGACGAACTT GTAATTGGTGGAATTGATGTGGCAGTGAGATCAATGAAAGGAGGTGGAATTCGTAGAGTCATCATACCTCCATCATTTGGGTACAAAAACACATCAGAGGAACCTATCCCACCTAAT GCAGAGGCTGTTTACTACAATTTTTAA
- the LOC131659625 gene encoding uncharacterized protein LOC131659625 yields the protein MSEAIIGGKFTWFNSNGKAMSRIDRFLLSEDFIEDWKVEGQIIGERGISDHASIWLKVNRKNWGPKLFEFNNSWFNHEDFSSFLKKKLATISKKGRGDFCLVEKLKVLKERISSWNKEVYGWIDLNIEKVGEEMQLLDNLFVHFAGNVPEEVVLKRSKAMADFWVNLNKKESILRLKSRQLWLSEGDDFFKEEVGCRPEPYGISLNSLLPNESMEMERPFSKEEVKEAI from the exons ATGTCGGAGGCAATAATAGGAGGCAAATTCACTTGGTTTAATAGTAATGGCAAAGCTATGAGTCGGATTGATAGATTCCTTCTATCGGAAGATTTTATAGAAGATTGGAAGGTGGAAGGACAAATTATTGGAGAAAGGGGCATTTCCGATCATGCTTCGATTTGGTTGAAAGTTAATAGAAAGAATTGGGGACCTAAACTTTTTGAATTCAACAACTCTTGGTTCAATCATGAAGATTTCTCCTCTTTTCTGAAGAAGAAGTTGGCAACCATAAGTAAAAAGGGGAGAGGTGATTTTTGCTTGGTAGAGAAGTTGAAAGTTCTTAAGGAGAGGATATCTTCGTGGAACAAAGAGGTTTATGGTTGGATCGACCTTAACATTGAGAAAGTCGGGGAGGAGATGCAACTTTTAGATAacttgtttgttcattttgcGGGTAATGTTCCGGAGGAGGTGGTTTTGAAGAGATCTAAGGCGATGGCGGATTTTTGGGTTAATCTTAACAAAAAGGAAAGTATTCTCCGGCTTAAATCTAGACAACTTTGGTTATCTGAAGGAGATG ATTTCTTTAAGGAGGAAGTTGGTTGTAGGCCGGAGCCTTATGGAATTAGTCTGAATTCTTTGCTGCCGAATGAATCAATGGAGATGGAGAGGCCGTTTTCGAAGGAAGAAGTTAAGGAGGCTATTTAG